A portion of the Thunnus albacares chromosome 5, fThuAlb1.1, whole genome shotgun sequence genome contains these proteins:
- the gpr61 gene encoding G-protein coupled receptor 61: MERPVTPSPSWNTSLSSVSSFPLSLHSNASNVTSPITSIRGGINLNQSLALCAMLIMDMLAVVGNLAVMIVITKTPQLRKFAFVFHLCLVDLLAALVLMPLGMLSDRFLVDEALCRSYLCLSVCLVSAAILTICAINVERYYYIIHPMRHEVKMTVGVVVMVLVGVWIKAVVMSVLPLLGWLLQGNQTLGTPSVLTPGQRHCSLHWTGGWTTRLLFMVFFTFIYFLCPMLIILVVYCNMFKVARVAAMQHGPLPTWMDTPRQRSESISSHSTMAASLGGTGARTTPQRTFSGGKAAVVLVAVGGQFLCCWLPYFSFHLYSAVVSTSPASLAQLEDVVTWIGYFCFTSNPFFYGCLNRQIREELGRHLTCLFKRAGPGEGEQLPSREASIEENFLQFLQGTGCNLDPCNSHSRASPEEPETEGLQESAVQQNTPADFHIPGQILEETSEFIQRQQLNNELHVSENCCKTVPEL, translated from the coding sequence ATGGAGCGCCCTGTCACACCGAGCCCCTCCTGGAACACTTCTCTCTCCAGCGTCTCCTCATTCCCACTCTCACTGCACTCGAATGCCTCCAACGTGACCTCGCCGATCACAAGCATCCGAGGCGGGATCAATCTGAACCAGTCCTTAGCGCTGTGTGCTATGCTCATCATGGACATGCTGGCAGTGGTGGGGAACTTGGCCGTGATGATTGTCATCACCAAAACGCCGCAGCTGCGTAAGTTTGCCTTCGTGTTCCACCTCTGTCTGGTGGACCTGCTAGCAGCGCTGGTGTTGATGCCTCTGGGGATGCTGTCAGACCGATTCCTGGTGGATGAGGCGCTGTGTCGGAGCTACCTCTGCTTGAGTGTGTGTCTAGTGAGTGCTGCCATCCTCACCATATGTGCCATCAACGTGGAACGCTACTACTACATCATCCATCCCATGCGCCATGAGGTGAAGATGACAGTGGGCGTGGTGGTGATGGTACTGGTGGGAGTCTGGATTAAAGCTGTTGTCATGTCAGTGCTGCCTCTACTGGGATGGCTGCTCCAGGGGAACCAGACTCTGGGGACTCCGTCAGTCCTCACTCCCGGTCAGAGACACTGCTCCCTTCACTGGACGGGAGGCTGGACCACACGTCTGCTTTTCATGGTCTTCTTtacattcatatattttctgTGCCCCATGTTGATCATTCTGGTGGTCTATTGCAATATGTTCAAGGTGGCCCGAGTAGCAGCCATGCAGCACGGCCCCCTTCCCACTTGGATGGACACGCCGCGACAGCGGTCTGAGTCCATCAGCAGCCACTCCACCATGGCAGCCAGCCTCGGAGGAACTGGTGCCCGCACCACCCCTCAGAGGACCTTCAGCGGCGGGAAGGCCGCAGTAGTCCTGGTGGCAGTCGGAGGCCAATTCCTCTGCTGCTGGctgccatatttctctttccatctctaCTCAGCTGTGGTGTCTACCTCTCCTGCCTCGCTGGCCCAGCTGGAGGACGTGGTCACATGGATTGGCTATTTCTGCTTCACCTCCAACCCCTTCTTCTACGGCTGCCTGAACCGGCAGATTCGTGAGGAGTTGGGTCGCCACCTGACCTGCCTCTTCAAGCGGGCTGGGCCCGGCGAAGGGGAGCAGCTGCCCAGCCGTGAGGCCTCAATTGAGGAGAACTTTTTGCAGTTCCTTCAGGGCACTGGGTGCAATCTGGATCCCTGCAACTCTCACAGCAGAGCGAGCCCAGAGGAGCCAGAAACTGAAGGCCTTCAGGAATCAGCTGTTCAGCAGAACACGCCAGCTGACTTCCACATCCCGGGGCAGATCCTTGAGGAAACCTCAGAGTTCATACAGCGGCAGCAGCTGAACAATGAGCTACATGTATCAGAGAACTGCTGCAAAACTGTACCAGAGCTGTAG